The DNA window CATGAAATCGCGTCTTACCGCCCTCGCTCTCGCCCTCAACGCGCTCGTGCTGGGCGGACTTTGCTTCCCGGTCACCGCCGCCGCCATCGACGCGCCGGCCAAATACAATCTGCGCGAGCACTACACCAAGTACGAATATCGCATTCCGATGCGCGATGGCGTGCGCCTGTTCACCGCCGTCTACGTGCCCAAGGATGCGACCAAGCGCTACCCCTTCCTGATGGAACGCACGCCCTATAGCGCCGGCGTGGACATTGAGGACGAGCTGCACTACGGCGTCGACTTTTATCCGGACCATGTCGGACCGTCGCCCGAGTTCGAGCAAAGCGGCTATATCTTCGTGCAGCAGGATGTGCGCGGCCGTTACATGTCCGAGGGCAAGTGGCAGGAGATGACGCCGCACGTCAACGCGAAGCGCGCCAAGGGCGAAGGCAACGAGAGCGAAGACATGCACGACACGGTCGAATGGCTGTTGAAAAACGTCCCCAACAACAATGGCAAGGTCGGCATCCTGGGCATCTCGTATCCGGGCTTCTACACCTCGGCCAGCATCATCGATTCGCATCCGGCCATCAAAGCCGCCTCACCGCAGGCGCCGGTGACCAACCTGTACATGAACGACGATTCGTATCACGGCGGCGCCTTCATGTTGTCGGCGAACTTCGACTTCTACTCGGCCTTCGTCGATGTGCCCAACCCGACGCCGCTGCCGAAAACCTGGACCCGCTTCGACTACGGCACCGCCGACGCCTACGAATTCTTCCTGTCGCACCTGACGTTGTCCAACATCACCAACACGATGACGGCAAACCAGCGCACGCTGCTGATGCCCACCATCGAACATGCGACCTACGACGAATTCTGGAAGGCGCGCGACATCGCGCCCCACCTGAAAAACATCAAGGCGGCGGTGCTGACGGTGGGCGGCTGGTACGACGCCGAAGACCTGCAGGGGCCGCTGACAACCTACAGCACGATCAAGCGCAACAATCCCGGCATCTACAGCGGCCTGGTGATGGGCCCGTGGTCGCATGGCGGCTGGAGCCGCTACGACGGCAAGAGCCTGGGCCATGTCCAGTTCGACTCGAAAACCGGCGAGTACTTCCGCAACCAGATCGAATTGCCGTTCTTCGAGCAGCATCTGAAAGGCGTTCCAAACAAGAACGTGTCCGAGGTGTATGCGTTTGAAACGGGCAGCAACGTCTGGCGCAACTACGCGGCGTGGCCGCCAAAGCAGGCCCAGGCACGCACCCTGTATCTGGGACCGAACGGCACGTTGGACTGGAAGCAGCCGGCCGCCGGCGCCGCCCAGGCCTTCGACGAGTATGTGGCCGATCCGCGCAAGCCGGTGCCGTACACCGCCTATCCGGCGACCGGCGTGCCGAAGGAATACATGGTGGGTGACCAGCGCTTCGCCTCCACCCGGCCGGACGTGCTGACCTACCGCAGCGAGGTGCTCGAAGAAGACGTGACCTTGAGTGGCCCCGTCAAGCCACGGCTGTTCGTCTCCACCACGGGCACCGACGCCGACTGGGTCGTCAAGCTGATCGACGTCTATCCGGCAAGCTATCCCAACAGCGGCCACAGCGACGAACACCACACCGACGTGCCGAAACCGACGCTGAGCATGGCCGGCTACCAGCAACTGGTGCGCGGCGACCCGCTGCGCGGCAAGTTCCGCAATGGTTTCGAGAAGCCGCAGCCGTTCACGCCGGGCAAGGTGGAGGCGGTCAACTACACGATGAGCGACGTCAACCACACCTTCCGGCGCGGGCACCGCATCATGGTGCAGATCCAGAGCTCTTGGTTCCCGCTGGTGGACTTGAATCCGCAGACCTTTGTCGACATTCCTAAAGCCAAGCCGGAGGACTTCCAGAAAGCGACACAACGGATATATCGCGCGCCGTCGATGTACTCGGGCATCGAAGTGCAGCTGTTGCCGGCGACGCGCTGATTCGGCGCCGATTCTTGCGTTGCTAGCATCTTAGGAGGATAATCAGATGATAATTATTCCTATTTAGCCAGCGAAGTGTCATGCGACCCAAGTAGCCAGCCAACAACTACTTCAAGGTACTCACATGACACTGACCAAGACCCCGCTGGCCTTGATGCTGGCCAGCCTCTCCTTTTCCAACGCCGCGCTGGCGCAAACCGGCGCGGTGCCCGACCAGGCCATGCCGGTCGTGACCGTCAGCGGCGAAGCCGACGGCTACCGCCCGACCACCTCCACCACCGGCACCAAGATCGACGCGCCGCTGCGCGACATTCCCCAAACTATCAACGTCGTGCCGCAGGAACTGCTGCGCGATCAAGGCGCGCGCTCGATGCAGGACGTGCTCAAGGCCGTGCCCGGGATCGGCATGTCGCACGGCGACGGCCAGCGCGACCAGGTCACCATTCGCGGCTTTAGCGCCATCAGCGACCAGTTTGTCGACGGAATGCGCGACGATGCGCTGTATTTCCGCGATTTGTCGAATGTCGAGCAGATCGAGGTCATCAAGGGGCCGGCTTCGGTGCTGTATGGCCGTGGCTCGTCAGGCGGCATGATCAACCGCATCACCAAGAAGCCGGGCATCGACCGTAGCGAAGTGAGCCTGCAGGTGGGCCGCTGGGGCCAGAAACGCGGCGAGTTCGACCTGGCGCGCAATTTGACGGACAACGGCGTCGCCTTCCGCGTGACGGGCGCGGCGGAAGACTCGGACAGCTACCGCGACCAGCAATTCCTCAAGCGCCAGGCGCTGGCGCCGTCGGTGCAATTCAAGCTCGGCGCCGACACATTGTTGCTGCTGCAGGCGGAATATCTGAAAGACAAGCGCGTGACCGACTTCGGCATCCCCTCGTATCAGGGGCGCGCGGTCGACGTGCCGGCCGGGACCTACTACGGCGCGGCCAACGCCGAAGACTTCGACTACAGCGAGTCGGAAGTGAAAGCCTACGGTTTCACCTTGGATCACCGCTTCAATCAGAAACTGTCGATCCGCAACGCCTTCCGCCACTACGATTACTCGCTCGACCGCAACAACACGCTGGTCGGCTCGGTGAATGAAGCGGCGCGCACCGCCTCCCTCACCCGTGGCAATGTCGCGCGCGACGAGGAT is part of the Oxalobacteraceae bacterium OTU3CAMAD1 genome and encodes:
- a CDS encoding CocE/NonD family hydrolase — encoded protein: MKSRLTALALALNALVLGGLCFPVTAAAIDAPAKYNLREHYTKYEYRIPMRDGVRLFTAVYVPKDATKRYPFLMERTPYSAGVDIEDELHYGVDFYPDHVGPSPEFEQSGYIFVQQDVRGRYMSEGKWQEMTPHVNAKRAKGEGNESEDMHDTVEWLLKNVPNNNGKVGILGISYPGFYTSASIIDSHPAIKAASPQAPVTNLYMNDDSYHGGAFMLSANFDFYSAFVDVPNPTPLPKTWTRFDYGTADAYEFFLSHLTLSNITNTMTANQRTLLMPTIEHATYDEFWKARDIAPHLKNIKAAVLTVGGWYDAEDLQGPLTTYSTIKRNNPGIYSGLVMGPWSHGGWSRYDGKSLGHVQFDSKTGEYFRNQIELPFFEQHLKGVPNKNVSEVYAFETGSNVWRNYAAWPPKQAQARTLYLGPNGTLDWKQPAAGAAQAFDEYVADPRKPVPYTAYPATGVPKEYMVGDQRFASTRPDVLTYRSEVLEEDVTLSGPVKPRLFVSTTGTDADWVVKLIDVYPASYPNSGHSDEHHTDVPKPTLSMAGYQQLVRGDPLRGKFRNGFEKPQPFTPGKVEAVNYTMSDVNHTFRRGHRIMVQIQSSWFPLVDLNPQTFVDIPKAKPEDFQKATQRIYRAPSMYSGIEVQLLPATR